Part of the Eshraghiella crossota genome is shown below.
TATGTCCGCTGGCACTTAACATATCAATATTCATGTCATTAACATTAATAGGTATATGTCCGAATGCCTGAACCGAATCTGTATGGAATAACACACCATGCTCATGTGCAATCCTTCCCAATTCTTTTACAGGCTCTATTGTACCGATTTCGTTATTGGCTGTCATTACAGATACAAGTATAGTATCCGGTCTTATGGCCGATTCAAGACTTTCGGGAGTGACTATACCGTTCTCATCAACATCAAGTCTTGTAACTTCAAAGCCTTGTTTTTCAAGCCAGTCCGCTGTGTGAAGGATGGCATGATGTTCAATCTTACTTATTATAATGTGCTTTCCTTTTGAAGCGTAAGCCTCCGCTGTTGCTTTAAGTGCCCAGTTATCGGATTCACTTCCTCCGGCTGTAAAATATATCTCTGATGCGTCGGCACCGATAAAATCAGCTATATTTTCTCTTGCCTTAGTAACAGCACTTGTGCTTTTTCCGGCAAATGAGTATATGCTTGAAGGATTTCCGTAATACTCACTGAAATATGGTAACATTGCGTCAACAACCTGTGGCAATGTCTTTGTAGTTGCTGCATTATCAAGATAAATTAATGAATTCATATTTACCTCTTTTCCTATATATTTAGTATGATATATGTTTTAAAATATAGAGAAACACGTCAGTCACATGTTTCCCTTTT
Proteins encoded:
- the nifS gene encoding cysteine desulfurase NifS; translated protein: MNSLIYLDNAATTKTLPQVVDAMLPYFSEYYGNPSSIYSFAGKSTSAVTKARENIADFIGADASEIYFTAGGSESDNWALKATAEAYASKGKHIIISKIEHHAILHTADWLEKQGFEVTRLDVDENGIVTPESLESAIRPDTILVSVMTANNEIGTIEPVKELGRIAHEHGVLFHTDSVQAFGHIPINVNDMNIDMLSASGHKLNGPKGIGIMYIRKGVKIRSFVHGGAQERNRRAGTLNVPGIIGLSEAVSIARDKMDERIAYETRLRDHLIERVLNEIPYSRLNGHRENRLPNNANFCFRFIEGESMLILLDQNGICGSSGSACTSGSLDPSHVLLAIGLPHEIAHGSLRLTLSDETTVEEIDFTVDKLKEIIQRLRSMSPLYEDFKRRNPDV